Genomic DNA from Gorilla gorilla gorilla isolate KB3781 chromosome 13, NHGRI_mGorGor1-v2.1_pri, whole genome shotgun sequence:
GCATGCCTGGCCCATGTAAGAGGGGGTCACCTGAGCGGCCACCGAGGCCCCACCCAGCACAGCACCCAGACCTCAGTCCCTCCCCAACCCAGACAGCAGGGGCCCATCTGTGCAGCTTCACCCACCAGGCAGGTTCCTGGCCAcattcctcctgccctggccccgGCCCCAGGAGGTACACACCTGAAGTTGGGAAGCTGGGCAGAGGCCACATCTGAGCCACGCTCTGACGTCCCGATGGTCAGGTCATACCCATCCTGGAAGGGGGCCTCAGCAAACACAGCACCTGGGGGTGGGGCCAGCTCAGTGCAGGTCCTGCTCCCCACAAGCCACAGCTCCgggtattatgtgtgtgtgtactgaggcgggggtgggtgggaagagctgtgtggtgtgtgtgtgtgtgtgtgtgtgtgtgtgtactaagGTAGGGGTGGGTGGGTAGAGCTCTGCCTGTGTGTGCACTGacgcaggggtgtgtgtgtaccgAGCAGGGGTGGGTAGAGCTGTTCTGGAAAGTCAAGGACTGAGCAGGGCAGACACCAAGCCTGTGCTTGGCTGGGGAACAGGGCAGAGACTGGATAGGAAGAGGCACCAAGAACATGAAGTGGGCCTCTGACTTCTCTGGCCCTTTTGCCTCCATTCCCAACCCTACAGAAACATTATTGATCAATAATGATACTTTTGCTCAGTAGTCCTTAACAGCATTCCAGGCAGTGCATCCAGGGAGAAcaaggcccagagaagggaaaggacttgcccaaggacacacagcaagTTGACAGGACAAAAACCTTGGTCTGATATTTGGGTCAGGCAAGGCTCCCGGCCACCTCCCAGAGGGATGGATGGATATTCAGAGAAGGTCTGTCCTTACTGAGGCAGGAAGCCAGTCGGACGGTGTAGCCCCAGTAGAGACCAGCTTTGGTGCGAGGGTCCTGCGATGATACCACTTTGCCATGGAAGGTCTTGCAGTCTGGAGGGGTAACAGAGTCTGTAAAGATGGGGTGAGGGAATGGAAGCAGGTGGCTGAACCCTGGAGCTCATCAGGCCAACCCAGGGGTTGGGGAACCTTCCAGATACCTGGGAGCTGCTGCTGGTTCAGTCGCACGGTCACCCGAAGCCCGGGCTCCAGGTTCTTGTCAATCTTCACCTCCTGGGGAGAAGCCAGAAAAAATGGGTGCCATTCCTCTCAAGATCAGCAGGGGCCACGGCTCTTCCAGATGCCACCAGGGGAGCCCCGGGGCTGGCAAGGGACCAAGGGGTCCAGGTCAACCTGCCACCCTCCACCCCTGGCACTGGCTGAACCTGCTCACAAGAGATCATTTGTGCAAAACACAGGTCACTGGCCAAACATGCACCTTTGGGGCGCTCATGGCACAGGACAGAAGTAGACGAAACTCAGTTTTCTACATTTTGGTAGctctgcaactttttttttcttttttttcttttttgagatggagtctggctctctcacccaggctggagtgcagtggcgcaatctcagctcactgcaacctctgtctcctgggttcaagtgaatctcctgcctcagcctcccgagtagctgggattataaatgtgtgccgccacacctggatcatttttgtacttttattagagacagggtttcaccatattggccaggttggtctcaaactcctgacctcaaatgatccgcctgcctcagcctcccaaagtgctggggttacaggcatgagccactgcgcctgggttGTGCTTTCTGACGGGAGGGGACTCCATACATGTAAAGGTTTCTGCCTCTGATTTGAGGAGACTTGAGGATAAAGAGGCGGCAAATTAATGCCCTCGTCCCAGCTTGGCTCTGTGCCACATGGGAGCAGCTCCAGAGTGACTTTCAACTTGTTTCTGCAGGGTTTTGTTTGGAGCATGAGGACTGTCTTCTGTTGATTTGCTTTTTAAGCAACAGTAAATTCATTCCTGGCTTTATCTATTGAGCCCCATTTTGCACAATTCTCTGGCCCAAATTTGCATCAGTGAGGGATTTCGGGCAGGTCCAGGGCTCTCCGCAACATCCATCTGCTTGCCCTCCATTGCCAGGGTGTGTCCTGGAGGTGTGTCCTAGCCCATCTTTCTGTTCCTACCTTTTTCATGCCACAGTTGACAAAGGAGCCGTGGCCTGGCCGGGTGGGCCGATCCACCACGATGCCCTCTCGGAACTCGGATTCCTCATCCTGACGCATGTGGTGGGGGCTGTCCAGGGGGTTCAGAAGCCCTGTGGAGGCAGAGCCGGGAAGAGTCTGGGAAGTACTAGGGCACACAGGGTGCAGTGGGGACCCTGGAGCGGAGTACCGGCTCTGCCACAGACCTGCGTCTTGGCATCAGGCACAGGTCTTGCTCTCCCAGGCCTGCTTTCCCACCTGGACAGCGCAGGGTAGGACTGGGTGGTCTCAGTGTCTGTGGCATGATCCAGGGGAAATGGGGGGGCGGGCCCACACAGCGTTACCTGCAAACTGTAGATCCTGATGCTTGGGGAAGAACGCCTTCCTCAGGTACCTAGGAAAGAATGCTGACCTCAGGATGTTCCCAGGGGAAGCCGCCTCCTACCTGGCCTCCACTTTGACACACCCCTCCCTCATGCTTAGGGGAGTGACCCCCTTACTGTGGACACTCCAGGTACTGCAGGATCCGGGCCAGCTGTACGCACGCCTGCCCCTTCTTCCCAACTCCTGTGAATTCCCCCTCCACAgtcctggagagagagagatgggggctCAGGATCCAGCTGTGGCCCCTTCAAGAGCTCCTGTCTAcaagtgcatgcctataatcccagctactcaggaggctaaggtgggaggatcatctgagtgcaggaagtagaggctgcagtgagccatgaccatgccactgcatgcactccagccggggtgacagctGAGATACGGGTTTAGGCCTTCTGGCTCCCAATCCCACCTCTGTAGTTATCACCCCCACCTGGCAACTCTACCCACTAAGGATTACACAGGGAGTATTTCAGGCAGGGCACGAGGGAAGAGCCAGGCATGTGGACGGGGGCAGGGTGAAGCCTCGGCCCATCCCGGcagcccctccctctccctgagccctggcacccTGTGGGATGGCCCCTTACTTGGCATCCTGGCCCTCCTCATCAAACACCACGATCTCATCCACACAGAAGATGGCACAGGCTCTGGCAATCTGACCGGCCAAGTAGGTGCGAAGCTCTGGCGACTGAGCATTGTCCAGGATGGAGCCCGGCAGGGCTACGCTCAGTGTGTAGGGCCGCCCTGAGCAGGGGAGGGATGTTCCCAGCCAGTGTGAGAGGCAAGGGCCCCCtacctttctctcccttcctctgtccCTAGCGCCCATGGTTTGAGAATTTCCCAAGTGGGAGGAATTTTGAGATGAGCAAAATAGATCCagctcccctctctgggcctcagtctcccaggagGAAGATGGACGCAGCAGTCTCCATGGCTCCTCTGAGCAGGGCAAACCACTGGGCGAGGCTGTGGAGCGGTTAGTAGCAATGGCCTAAGTTCACATCCTGGCTCTCCCACTTACTGCCTCAGTTCTCCAGCTATCAAATGGGGATAAAATGAAAGCTGATATCTAATAAGTCTTTAGTGTGTGCACATTAACCCGATAGCCATTAACCTGATCCCTAGTGAGGATACTGCCATTATCCCCATTTACAGACCAGGGGCCTTCAGGCCCGGGAAGTCAAATAcatggcccaaggtcacacaaaaggtggctcatgcctgtaatcccagcactttgggaggccacggcgggcggatcacctgagtgaggtcaggagttcaagaccagcctggccaacatggcgaaaccccgtctctactaaaaatacaaaaattagccgggcatggtggcgcatgcctgtaatcccagctactccggaggctggggcaggagaatcgattgaactgggaagtggagattgcagtgagcggagatcgagccactgcactccagcctgggcaacagagcgagactgtgtctcaaaaacaaacaaaaaagcccaagAAGCACAAAGATAACATGGTTTCACTGTTGTAACATTGTATCTGTACTTTGCTACACATGGATAAGTAGCTATAATTGTTTGGACAAGCTTTTGCTACAATGTTTGCTGGGATTGTTCCTGtcttctttgtagttttctttcgtttttattatgaaatcaaaataattgaaaaatgaaattaaagcacacagaaaatgctcaataaaaaagtcaaaaaatcagGAAGATCATGAAGTTCTAGAGGTCTAAGTTAAGAGATATGAGgcttgggccgggcatggtggctcatgcctgtaatcccagcactttgggaggctgaagtgggcagatcacctgaggtcaggagttcgagaccggcctcgccaacatggtgcaaccacgtctctactaaaaatacgaaaattagccaggtgtggtggcacacttctgtaatcccaactactcggggggCCGAgggaggaaaattgcttgaacttgggcagtggaggttgcagtgagcagagatggcgccgttgcactccagcctgggcaacagagcaaga
This window encodes:
- the SPOUT1 gene encoding putative methyltransferase C9orf114 homolog isoform X3 — its product is MAERGRKRPCGPGEHGQRIEWRKWKQQKKEEKKKWKDLKLMKKLERQRAQEEQAKRLEEEEAAAEKEDRGRPYTLSVALPGSILDNAQSPELRTYLAGQIARACAIFCVDEIVVFDEEGQDAKTVEGEFTGVGKKGQACVQLARILQYLECPQYLRKAFFPKHQDLQFAGLLNPLDSPHHMRQDEESEFREGIVVDRPTRPGHGSFVNCGMKKEVKIDKNLEPGLRVTVRLNQQQLPDCKTFHGKVVSSQDPRTKAGLYWGYTVRLASCLSAVFAEAPFQDGYDLTIGTSERGSDVASAQLPNFRKPSSSPWPPCSLASPRRVPGTPESSKGPRTSVKQQ
- the SPOUT1 gene encoding putative methyltransferase C9orf114 homolog isoform X1, which translates into the protein MAERGRKRPCGPGEHGQRIEWRKWKQQKKEEKKKWKDLKLMKKLERQRAQEEQAKRLEEEEAAAEKEDRGRPYTLSVALPGSILDNAQSPELRTYLAGQIARACAIFCVDEIVVFDEEGQDAKTVEGEFTGVGKKGQACVQLARILQYLECPQYLRKAFFPKHQDLQFAGLLNPLDSPHHMRQDEESEFREGIVVDRPTRPGHGSFVNCGMKKEVKIDKNLEPGLRVTVRLNQQQLPDCKTFHGKVVSSQDPRTKAGLYWGYTVRLASCLSAVFAEAPFQDGYDLTIGTSERGSDVASAQLPNFRVWKLERMLTPTWRWLNPVSSLTCTSIPVLARVAVPSARRKPSSSPWPPCSLASPRRVPGTPESSKGPRTSVKQQ
- the SPOUT1 gene encoding putative methyltransferase C9orf114 homolog isoform X2 yields the protein MAERGRKRPCGPGEHGQRIEWRKWKQQKKEEKKKWKDLKLMKKLERQRAQEEQAKRLEEEEAAAEKEDRGRPYTLSVALPGSILDNAQSPELRTYLAGQIARACAIFCVDEIVVFDEEGQDAKTVEGEFTGVGKKGQACVQLARILQYLECPQYLRKAFFPKHQDLQFAGLLNPLDSPHHMRQDEESEFREGIVVDRPTRPGHGSFVNCGMKKEVKIDKNLEPGLRVTVRLNQQQLPDCKTFHGKVVSSQDPRTKAGLYWGYTVRLASCLSAVFAEAPFQDGYDLTIGTSERGSDVASAQLPNFRHALVVFGGLQGLEAGADADPNLEVAEPSVLFDLYVNTCPGQGSRTIRTEEAILISLAALQPGLTQAGARHT